The genomic DNA CGGTCCTTGCCGAGCATCACGCCAAGGCCGGCGTATTCCGAGAACTGGAACGCGGTGGAGATCACGTGATCGTCGGAGGTGCGCGTGCCGCTCAGCAGCCGCGCGCCCACCGACAGCTCCAGGAACGGCACCCAGGTGTGGCGCCACCATGCGATCCGCACCACCGGCGACGCGCCGAACTCCCACAGATCGTTGGGATTGTTGTTGCTGTCGCTGAGCCAGCGGGCAACGTTGAGCTCCCATTGCAGATCCACCTGCCAGCCCTGCGGGTTGCCCCACGCCAGGCCCGAATCCCACAGCATGGCGACCTCCGCCTTTTGCAGGTGATGGCTGTCGTCGAAGCCGTAGCCCAGCTGGACCGCGGGCGCCGCGCGCGCGGCTGTGCTCAGGCACCCGGCCAGCGCAAGCAGCGCCGCCAGGGCGGCGCGGCGCGGCCGTCGCCACCGCCGCGCGGAGAAGGTCGGAAGGAGGGGGATGCAACTCGCATGGCTGTCTGGTCTGGCTTCTTGGTCTGGTCGGCGCATGGGAAGCATGCAGAAACGATGCTGCGTTGTGGTCAGGCAAGCCAAGGGGAAACCGGCGCTTGCAGCTCCCAGGCGCTGCCTCCTTACCCTATTTGTAGTACACGGGAAGGTACGTTGCCGAGGCTGAAGGTGGCTGGAACCTCGGCGTTGTCCGCAGGATATGAGCGCGGCGCGCGACCCGCAGCGACACAGGACAACCGTGCTAACATGCGCGGGCCGGTGCCGGCCGCTTGGCCGGCCCGGTTACGTTACGTCTTCAGGGCGGGGTGGAAGTCCCCACCGGCGGTATGCCGCGACGCGCAGCGCGTGTCCGGCGAGCCCGCGAGCGCTCGCATTCCCGTGCGAGGTCAGCA from Cupriavidus taiwanensis includes the following:
- a CDS encoding acyloxyacyl hydrolase, with product MRRPDQEARPDSHASCIPLLPTFSARRWRRPRRAALAALLALAGCLSTAARAAPAVQLGYGFDDSHHLQKAEVAMLWDSGLAWGNPQGWQVDLQWELNVARWLSDSNNNPNDLWEFGASPVVRIAWWRHTWVPFLELSVGARLLSGTRTSDDHVISTAFQFSEYAGLGVMLGKDRNLAAGYRIQHLSNGGIKEPNPGTTFHVIYLRYRF